The following is a genomic window from Dethiosulfovibrio salsuginis.
TGTCTATCAACCGTATCGACGTTGGACGGGGATTCGAGTCGGGAATGAGCATAGTCATAATGGCCGTCGTGATCGACAGGATAACCCAGGGGCTTGGAAAAAAATGGGAGCCTAAGAAAAGATGATCGTCAACCAAGTATTTTTATAGGTTGACATTGTTTCGCCGGTCATGTATCCTCATCGTCGTTGGCAAAACCATACGGCGATGAGGTGTTTTTTATGAGGATAAGTTCCAGAGATATGATTTTAATTGCCCTATTTGCAGGACTCACGGCGGTGGGAGCTTTTATAAGGGTCCCCATAGGTCCGGCGCCGATCTCTCTCCAAAATTTTTTCTCCCTCATGGCAGGGGCCCTTCTGGGGGCAAGATCCGGCGCTTTGTCCCAAGGGATTTACGTGGGCATAGGGCTTATAGGGATCCCCGTATTTACCTCTGGGGGCGGTTTTTCCTACGTAATGCACCCTACCTTCGGTTTTCTACTGGGATTTATACTCTGTGCCTGGGTCGTCGGGAGGTGGATGGAAGGTCGGGAGCCCCTTTTTAGGAACTTTTTCACAGGATCAGTGATAGCTACCGTTCTCGTATACCTTCTCGGAGTCCCGTGGTTGTACTTGATACTTACAAAGGTGTCTGGGGTCGATATGTCCCTGCTTAAGGCGTTTCAGGTCGGATGTCTCGTCTTCCTGCCG
Proteins encoded in this region:
- a CDS encoding biotin transporter BioY, producing the protein MAGALLGARSGALSQGIYVGIGLIGIPVFTSGGGFSYVMHPTFGFLLGFILCAWVVGRWMEGREPLFRNFFTGSVIATVLVYLLGVPWLYLILTKVSGVDMSLLKAFQVGCLVFLPGDFAKIVGVSWLASKIVPRLSNL